The following are from one region of the Scylla paramamosain isolate STU-SP2022 chromosome 45, ASM3559412v1, whole genome shotgun sequence genome:
- the LOC135094467 gene encoding plasmanylethanolamine desaturase 1-like, giving the protein MAACVLSPVKTEAQILHNSMLEEDPNDNSATNEEEKIKPRWGPYHKGAKELASLYSRGKRTQEIVCVCICITLMVVNLYFMAVHFKFEKVTSIFLVALAGIFTADFASGLVHWMADTWGSVELPVLGKNFIRPFREHHIDPTSITRHDFIETNGDNFMLTIPGLTYMTWNFCSQSNEEVQSNYYWFAYLYLLALFVALTNQIHKWSHTYFGLPRWVTILQDLHIILPKRHHRIHHVAPHETYFCITTGWLNLPLEKLRFWTALECLIELVTGCRPRADDFKWAQKRE; this is encoded by the exons ATGGCTGCTTGTGTCTTGAGTCCCGTGAAGACCGAGGCACAAATCCTCCATAATTCCATGCTAGAGGAGGACCCCAACGACAACTCTGCCacaaatgaggaggaaaagatcaagCCTCGATGGGGACCCTACCACAAGGGAGCCAAGGAGCTGGCCAGTCTGTACAGCAGGG GTAAACGCACACAggagatcgtgtgtgtgtgcatctgtatCACGCTGATGGTGGTCAACTTGTATTTCATGGCCGTGCATTTCAAGTTCGAGAAAGTGACTTCAATCTTCCTGGTGGCTCTGGCTGGGATTTTCACCGCAGACTTCGCTTCAGGCCTCGTGCACTGGATGGCCGACACCTGGGGATCTGTGGAGCTGCCTGTGCTGGGAAAG AACTTCATTCGGCCCTTCCGAGAGCACCACATTGACCCGACCTCCATCACGCGACACGACTTCATTGAGACCAATGGGGACAACTTCATGCTCACCATCCCCGGCCTCACCTACATGACATGGAATTTCTGCTCCCAAAGTAACGAAGAGGTTCAGAGTAACTACTACTGGTTCGCCTATCTCTACCTCCTGGCCCTGTTTGTCGCCCTCActaaccag ATACACAAATGGTCCCACACATACTTCGGCCTGCCCCGCTGGGTGACCATATTGCAG GACCTGCACATCATCCTGCCCAAGAGGCACCACCGCATCCACCACGTGGCGCCCCATGAAACCTACTTCTGCATAACCACAGGCTGGCTGAACCTGCCCCTGGAAAAGCTGCGGTTCTGGACAGCACTAGAGTGTTTGATAGAGCTGGTCACTGGATGCCGGCCCAGAGCAGATGACTTCAAGTGGGCCCAGAAGCGGGAGTGA